From Fusobacterium varium:
TGAATCACTAGTGATTTAATGCTAAAATATCATTCAGGGCTCTCTTTAATTTATGAGAGAATAATGAAAAGGGTGAGGGAGAAAATGAGACTTTTAAAAACAGCGTTGATTTCATTATTTATGATTGGGACTGCAGCTTTTTCTTTTGAGGGAGATACTAGTTGGACTACAGTTGCAATATATGACAATGAGATGCCAGAGAACATTATTTTAAATGAAAAATATAATGGTGGTCATCCAAAAGTGTTGGACTATGTCTTTGTAAGGACAAGAACAGCGAATTTAAGAGATCTGCCAAGTACAAAGGGTAAAATCATAAAAAAATTTAATTATGATGCTAAACTGAAAGCACTAGAAAAAATATATGATTATGGAAATTATTGGTATAAAGTAGAGACTAATGATGGAGAAATAGGATATATTTCTTCTATGGTTGTAAGAAAGAGAATGTTTAGATTTGAAAAAGCTCTGGATAAGATAAATGAGCTTGAGAATTTTATTACAAAAGAGATGGAAGAAGGAAGAGAAATAGTAAGTACAAATTCTTATGTACCTAATCCTAACAATGTAGATTTCAAAAGAGAAAAAGATAAATATGGAACTTCTCTTGACCAAAATATAGTTGGATGGTATGGAAAAGAGAGAATATTTGTTCCAGACAGATCAATACTTTCCATTGTAGAGCAGGGAGATAAAACTTCAAAAGTACATGTAGCTTCAATAAAAGAGCCATTAGTTATCGAAAATAAAAGGATATCTAGAAATCCTAAAATAGATAAAGATTTTAAAAAAGTTATAGCTATAGACATAGAAAATCAAAATCTTATAATTTTTGAAAAAAATGAAGATGAAAAATGGGAAATAGTATCATATGTATATAGTAAAACTGGAATAGAAAGTGAAGTAGGATTTGAAACTCCAAAAGGATTTTTTGTGGCTCCAATGGCAAAATATATAATGCCATATAATAGTGAGGTGGGAGAAAAACAAGGATATGCAAGGTATGCTATTAGATTTTCTGGTGGAGGATATCTTCATGGAACTCCTATAAATTATGAAGAAGATGCTAACAGAGAATTTTTTATGAGACAGAAAGAAAAAACTTTAGGAACTTTTACAGGGACTAGAAAATGTGTAAGAACTACAGAACCTCATGCAAAATATCTTTTTGAATGGATGGTAAAAAATCCAAATAAAAGCAGAAATGAACAGGTTCCTAATGAAAATGTAATGTTTGTTATTTTCTAAAATAATTTTGAGGAGGAAAAATGAAAAAAGTATTACTTGTATTATCAGCTTCACTTATTGTTATTTTGACTGGATGTTCTTCTGTGGATAAACAACCTTTAAAAGAATTGGTTATTGAAGAAACTGAAAATGAATTTGTAATGGAAGATATAGATGTTTCTAAAAAAACTCTTGAAGAAATCATAGTGTTTAATGAAAAGGGTGTTACAATAAGAAGAGAAGGAAATAACTTAGTTCTTTCTATGCCTGAGCTTGTACTTTTTGATTTCAATAAATATGAAGTTAAAAATAAAGTTAAGGGAAGCTTAAATGCATTGGCAAAAGCGTTGGAAGAGAATCCAGATATTAGAATTAAGATAGATGGATATACTGATTTTATAGGAAG
This genomic window contains:
- a CDS encoding putative lipoprotein produces the protein MKKVLLVLSASLIVILTGCSSVDKQPLKELVIEETENEFVMEDIDVSKKTLEEIIVFNEKGVTIRREGNNLVLSMPELVLFDFNKYEVKNKVKGSLNALAKALEENPDIRIKIDGYTDFIGSEGYNLELSVKRADAIKDYLANRGVKLSNISIEGYGKQNPIASNQTEKGRAKNRRVEFIISRDKF